From the genome of Paenibacillus sp. JQZ6Y-1, one region includes:
- a CDS encoding cyclase family protein, with protein MSNELLQALQLLKQKKWVDLTHAFGPESPHFAAFPPAEFQTLFDHNDGFFAQSFSFAGQYGTHLDAPIHFVRDARYLEQLELKELVLPLVVIDKSAEVASNPDYILTPDDVLAFEQEHGTIAEGSFVALRTDWSKRWPSQEQFENKDPQGNNHAPGWSVEALQLLFRERGIKAVGHETFDTDAAVDFTRNGSLLAEYYVLDQDTYQVELLTNLDQVPPTGAVIFNIVPKAARASGFPVRSFAILP; from the coding sequence ATGTCCAATGAACTCTTACAAGCACTGCAACTGCTCAAGCAAAAGAAATGGGTCGATCTGACACATGCCTTTGGTCCAGAATCGCCGCATTTTGCCGCCTTTCCGCCAGCTGAATTTCAAACGCTGTTTGACCACAATGACGGCTTTTTCGCGCAAAGCTTTAGCTTTGCCGGTCAATATGGAACGCATCTGGATGCGCCAATTCACTTTGTACGAGATGCCCGCTATTTGGAGCAATTGGAGCTGAAGGAGCTGGTGCTACCATTGGTCGTTATCGATAAGTCGGCTGAAGTAGCAAGTAATCCCGATTACATTCTTACCCCGGACGATGTATTGGCATTTGAACAAGAGCATGGAACGATTGCCGAGGGCAGCTTTGTCGCGCTGCGTACCGATTGGAGTAAGCGTTGGCCGAGTCAGGAGCAATTTGAGAACAAAGATCCGCAAGGCAATAATCACGCACCGGGCTGGTCGGTAGAAGCGTTGCAACTGCTGTTCCGCGAACGCGGTATCAAGGCAGTCGGGCATGAGACATTCGATACTGACGCTGCGGTCGATTTTACCCGCAATGGCTCACTGCTTGCCGAATACTACGTACTGGATCAAGATACATATCAGGTGGAGCTGCTGACCAATCTGGATCAGGTTCCACCGACAGGGGCAGTCATTTTCAATATTGTGCCCAAAGCTGCGCGTGCATCTGGCTTTCCAGTGCGTTCATTTGCCATTTTACCGTGA
- a CDS encoding class I SAM-dependent methyltransferase has translation MNIPEHNQMNNINRFNGFEDVYDQNRPHAPGLVVDLLSNYVQKRPQLVVDVGCGTGLSTLVWEGRARQVIGVEPNADMLGKARQKLAQLPEGRHISFEHGYSNELPVASGSADIVTCSQSFHWMEPVSTLTEIHRVLAEGGVFAAYDCDWPPVLNWQLEREYEHLIGLADRLLYEHEDPQKLPVKRDKSTHLQTLQNSGHFRFVREIVFHHTEPCSAERYIGLLLSQGGIQATLKLSSAARYLEPEIAVFEAMANDVFRGGMINILFSYRMRLGIK, from the coding sequence ATGAATATTCCAGAGCATAATCAGATGAACAATATTAACCGCTTTAACGGATTTGAGGATGTGTATGACCAGAATCGTCCGCATGCGCCGGGGCTAGTCGTCGATTTGCTCAGCAATTATGTACAAAAGCGTCCGCAGCTTGTGGTCGATGTTGGCTGTGGCACGGGTCTGTCTACGTTAGTCTGGGAAGGACGTGCGCGGCAGGTGATCGGGGTAGAGCCGAATGCAGACATGCTGGGCAAGGCACGGCAGAAGCTAGCGCAATTGCCAGAAGGGCGTCATATCTCATTTGAGCACGGGTATTCCAATGAACTGCCGGTAGCAAGTGGTAGCGCCGATATTGTGACCTGCTCGCAATCGTTTCATTGGATGGAACCAGTCAGCACGTTAACAGAAATCCATCGTGTACTGGCAGAGGGCGGAGTCTTTGCTGCTTATGATTGCGACTGGCCGCCAGTGCTGAATTGGCAATTGGAGCGTGAATATGAGCATCTGATCGGCTTGGCAGATCGACTGCTGTATGAGCATGAGGACCCGCAGAAGCTACCTGTAAAACGCGACAAATCCACGCATCTGCAAACCTTGCAAAACAGTGGGCATTTCCGATTCGTACGAGAGATTGTATTTCATCATACCGAGCCTTGTAGTGCAGAGCGCTATATTGGTCTTCTGCTCAGTCAGGGCGGTATTCAGGCAACACTCAAGCTAAGTTCGGCAGCACGTTATCTGGAGCCGGAGATCGCGGTATTTGAGGCGATGGCAAACGATGTGTTTCGTGGCGGCATGATCAATATACTGTTCAGCTACCGAATGCGTCTGGGTATCAAATAA
- a CDS encoding YjgB family protein: MKMTNLMPYMRKAAIIATITGVTTAGAWGAVSSLLPIQSVQAAASASDARYQRNLAIQTLNSFYKPALKGQFPGDVREFTIGKSKRVDVMKRFGSAEIPRTSAAGFDTYTATMGSPGYSFRYTNDVLSEIRYYGTNVERQTNIGGITMKLLRQQWYAPSATSTIVNGKQKQTKVTYNRGDYKLEFIFNTSTDLDHINLVKK; encoded by the coding sequence ATGAAGATGACGAATTTGATGCCATATATGCGCAAGGCGGCAATCATCGCTACGATTACAGGTGTTACAACAGCTGGTGCATGGGGGGCTGTATCCTCGCTACTGCCCATTCAATCGGTGCAGGCGGCAGCTAGTGCAAGCGATGCTAGATATCAACGCAATCTGGCGATCCAGACTCTGAATAGCTTTTACAAGCCTGCCCTGAAGGGTCAATTTCCGGGGGATGTCAGAGAGTTTACGATTGGCAAGTCCAAACGCGTGGATGTCATGAAGCGCTTTGGCTCAGCAGAGATTCCGCGTACAAGCGCAGCTGGATTCGATACATATACGGCTACGATGGGTTCGCCGGGCTATTCATTTCGTTATACCAACGACGTGTTGAGCGAGATTCGCTATTATGGCACCAATGTGGAGCGTCAGACGAATATTGGCGGCATTACGATGAAGCTGCTGCGTCAGCAGTGGTATGCGCCTAGCGCCACTTCCACCATCGTCAACGGCAAGCAAAAGCAAACCAAAGTTACCTACAATCGTGGTGATTACAAACTCGAATTCATCTTCAATACTAGTACCGATCTGGATCATATCAATCTGGTGAAAAAGTAA
- a CDS encoding NAD(P)H-binding protein, whose protein sequence is MNDNSHSISPTPQSNVTPITGHQTDTGKRRPKIALTGASGYIGHNLLEKLTEHFDVIALSRNGDDRENSEHVEWRSLDLFSLSMAEEALEGADYAVYLVHSMMPTAKLTQADFEDMDFILADHFARAARKKNIKQIVYLSGILPENEPRENLSRHLRSRLEVQQTLGSYGVPVTTIRAGLIVGPQGSSFPILVRLVERLPVMTLPSWTRTQTHAIALPDVLNALSKSIGKPALYDRSIDIGGPDVMTYKQMMERMADVLGKKRHFIDFPFLTIHLSRLWVTLVTQMPREMVYPLVESLAHPMVAHPDKMVPGISDGKIGFEESAKEALEEEQKHKEEKKEKSHSNSSSSSSKDKKEKLADVRSIQRVLLPEGKNADWAGKYYMQWLGRLAGPIIHTECHEGVHRVYVWPKKQPILELTYAPEHSNDESAIYNITGGSFARVQAEHRLGQHGRLEFSQIPGTQECVIAIHDYLPALPWFLYKYTQAKLHLWVMTLFRWHLKRMITGGETQQLQHTPGMPEATGTPRTPTTSS, encoded by the coding sequence TTGAACGATAACAGTCATTCTATTTCCCCGACACCACAATCAAATGTAACACCCATTACTGGGCATCAGACCGATACTGGCAAGCGGCGACCGAAGATTGCGCTGACCGGAGCCAGTGGGTACATCGGGCATAATTTGCTGGAAAAGTTGACCGAGCATTTTGATGTCATTGCTTTATCCCGTAACGGCGATGATCGTGAAAATAGTGAGCATGTCGAATGGCGCTCACTGGACCTATTCTCGCTGTCGATGGCAGAGGAAGCGCTAGAAGGTGCCGATTATGCGGTGTATCTAGTGCATTCCATGATGCCGACTGCCAAGCTGACACAGGCGGATTTTGAAGATATGGACTTTATTCTAGCAGACCATTTTGCCCGGGCTGCTCGTAAAAAAAATATCAAGCAGATTGTGTATTTGAGCGGGATTTTGCCAGAAAATGAGCCGCGTGAAAATCTGTCTCGCCATCTGCGCAGCCGTTTAGAGGTTCAGCAAACACTTGGCTCGTATGGTGTGCCTGTCACGACGATTCGCGCTGGTCTGATCGTCGGTCCGCAAGGCTCGTCGTTCCCGATTCTCGTGCGGTTGGTAGAGCGGCTGCCTGTGATGACACTACCATCATGGACACGTACACAAACTCATGCCATTGCGCTGCCGGATGTGCTGAACGCATTGAGCAAAAGTATCGGTAAACCAGCGCTGTACGACCGCTCTATCGACATCGGCGGACCAGATGTGATGACCTACAAGCAAATGATGGAACGGATGGCAGATGTACTGGGCAAGAAACGGCATTTTATCGACTTCCCGTTCCTGACCATTCATCTGTCGCGCCTTTGGGTCACACTGGTCACTCAGATGCCGCGCGAAATGGTCTATCCACTCGTCGAAAGTCTGGCTCACCCGATGGTCGCTCATCCCGACAAAATGGTACCGGGCATTAGCGACGGCAAAATCGGTTTTGAGGAATCCGCTAAGGAAGCGCTAGAAGAAGAACAAAAGCACAAGGAAGAGAAAAAAGAAAAATCTCACTCCAACTCCTCTTCTTCTTCATCCAAAGACAAGAAAGAAAAGCTAGCGGATGTTCGTTCCATCCAGCGTGTGCTGCTGCCGGAAGGTAAAAACGCCGACTGGGCAGGTAAATATTATATGCAATGGCTCGGCAGACTGGCGGGTCCAATCATTCACACCGAATGTCATGAAGGCGTACACCGTGTCTATGTATGGCCCAAAAAGCAGCCGATTCTAGAGCTGACGTATGCGCCAGAGCATAGCAATGACGAGAGCGCCATTTACAATATTACGGGTGGTAGCTTTGCGCGTGTACAGGCAGAGCACCGCCTCGGACAGCATGGGCGACTGGAATTTTCACAAATTCCGGGTACGCAGGAATGTGTTATCGCGATCCATGATTATCTGCCTGCGCTACCGTGGTTTTTGTACAAATATACGCAAGCCAAGCTGCATCTATGGGTCATGACGCTATTCCGTTGGCATCTGAAACGGATGATTACGGGCGGCGAGACGCAGCAGCTACAGCATACACCGGGTATGCCTGAAGCGACTGGCACACCGCGTACCCCGACGACATCATCCTAA
- the pepT gene encoding peptidase T — MKNELIERLSSYVKIDTQSNEESETCPSTPGQWDLLRQLEQELHTLGLEEITLNDEGYLMATLPSNSDKDVPVIGFMAHVDTATDFTGKHVKPQLVEYNGGDILLNKEQGVVLSPKDFPELDGYHGHTLMTTDGTTLLGADNKAGIAEIMTAVHYLLDHPEVKHGKLRIAFTPDEEIGRGPHRFDVDAYGAKYAYTVDGGPLGELEYETFNAAAARVICKGTNVHPGTAKGKMINAAKIAMELNRRLPVDEAPEFTEGYEGFYHLQSIKGDVEHTELSYIIRDFDRENFEHKKNTLTSIVHEFRQTYGEDSILLEIRDQYFNMREKIEPVMHIVDTAAQAMRNRGVEPHIIPVRGGTDGAQLSYMGLPTPNIFTGGENYHGKFEYVSVDNMVKATEVIVEIARLFEEQA; from the coding sequence TTGAAAAATGAACTGATTGAACGTTTGAGTTCCTATGTGAAGATTGATACTCAATCCAACGAAGAGAGCGAAACCTGCCCGTCCACACCCGGACAGTGGGATCTACTGCGTCAGCTGGAGCAGGAGCTACATACGCTCGGTTTGGAAGAGATTACGCTGAATGATGAAGGCTATCTGATGGCAACACTGCCGTCCAATAGCGACAAGGATGTGCCAGTGATCGGCTTTATGGCGCATGTGGATACGGCAACTGATTTTACAGGCAAACATGTGAAACCACAGCTGGTAGAATACAACGGCGGTGATATTTTGCTGAACAAGGAGCAAGGTGTCGTGCTGTCGCCCAAAGATTTCCCCGAGCTGGATGGCTATCACGGTCATACGCTGATGACAACCGATGGCACAACGCTGCTCGGCGCAGATAACAAGGCAGGCATCGCCGAGATTATGACGGCGGTTCATTATCTGCTGGATCATCCAGAAGTGAAGCATGGCAAGCTGCGTATTGCCTTTACCCCGGATGAAGAGATTGGTCGCGGTCCGCATCGCTTTGATGTAGACGCCTACGGCGCGAAATATGCTTATACTGTCGATGGTGGTCCACTCGGCGAGTTGGAATACGAAACCTTTAATGCGGCAGCGGCACGCGTCATCTGCAAAGGAACCAATGTACATCCCGGTACAGCCAAAGGCAAAATGATCAACGCTGCCAAGATCGCGATGGAGCTGAACCGTCGTCTGCCGGTGGATGAAGCGCCGGAGTTTACGGAAGGCTACGAAGGCTTCTACCATCTGCAATCCATCAAAGGTGATGTAGAGCATACCGAGTTATCCTACATTATCCGTGACTTTGACCGTGAGAACTTTGAACACAAGAAAAATACACTCACCAGCATTGTGCATGAATTCCGCCAAACGTATGGAGAAGACAGCATTTTGCTGGAAATCCGTGATCAATATTTCAATATGCGTGAGAAAATCGAGCCAGTCATGCACATCGTCGATACCGCTGCTCAGGCGATGCGTAATCGTGGCGTAGAGCCGCATATTATACCAGTGCGCGGCGGTACAGATGGTGCACAGCTGTCGTACATGGGATTACCTACACCGAATATCTTTACCGGCGGTGAGAACTACCACGGCAAGTTTGAATATGTATCGGTAGATAATATGGTAAAAGCGACCGAAGTGATCGTGGAAATTGCTCGTTTGTTTGAAGAACAAGCTTAA
- a CDS encoding 5-methyltetrahydropteroyltriglutamate--homocysteine S-methyltransferase — translation MTSSPSSLQRTTAPFRADHVGSLLRTETIKKARLQHTAGVITAEQLREIENEEIRRIAAKQEELGLQSITDGEFRRAWWHFDFLENLDGVEAFEAQQGIQFHGVTTKPRGIKVVDKIDFTGHPHLEDYKFLHSVVSPDRTAKMTIPSPNMLQFRGQIGTDLYSDSDVLLNDLGLAYQKALRAFYDEGCRYLQLDDTSWAAFFSDDAKQKLRAEGKDPDKMLADSVKLINLAVANRPDDMVITMHICRGNFRSTWTASGGYEGAADAILDQLNLNGLFMEFDDERSGSLDVLKHVKRKDLQLVLGLITSKHGELESKDDIKRRIDQATRYVNLDQLCLSPQCGFASTEEGNLLTEEQQWDKLRHVIEIAQDVWNE, via the coding sequence ATGACATCTTCCCCATCTTCTCTGCAACGCACAACCGCGCCTTTTCGTGCTGATCATGTAGGCAGTCTGCTGCGCACCGAAACAATCAAAAAAGCACGTCTTCAGCATACCGCTGGTGTGATTACTGCGGAACAACTGCGAGAGATTGAGAATGAGGAAATTCGCCGCATTGCTGCCAAGCAGGAGGAACTCGGTCTGCAATCCATCACAGACGGCGAATTCCGCCGTGCATGGTGGCACTTTGACTTCCTCGAAAATCTGGACGGTGTTGAGGCGTTTGAAGCGCAGCAGGGTATCCAGTTCCACGGCGTAACCACTAAGCCGCGCGGGATCAAGGTGGTCGACAAAATCGATTTTACCGGGCATCCACATCTGGAGGATTACAAATTCCTGCATAGCGTCGTCAGCCCAGATCGCACTGCTAAAATGACGATTCCTAGCCCCAATATGCTGCAATTCCGTGGTCAGATTGGGACGGATCTGTACAGTGACAGCGATGTGCTGCTAAACGATCTCGGTCTGGCTTATCAAAAAGCGCTGCGCGCATTTTATGATGAAGGCTGCCGTTATCTGCAACTGGACGATACCTCATGGGCGGCATTCTTCTCCGACGACGCAAAGCAAAAGCTGCGTGCCGAAGGCAAAGACCCTGACAAAATGCTTGCTGATTCTGTGAAGCTGATCAATCTGGCGGTTGCAAATCGTCCAGACGATATGGTGATCACCATGCACATCTGCCGTGGTAACTTCCGTTCGACATGGACTGCTTCCGGCGGCTACGAAGGTGCAGCGGACGCGATTTTGGATCAACTGAACCTAAATGGATTGTTCATGGAATTTGACGACGAGCGTTCCGGGTCACTGGATGTGCTCAAGCATGTCAAACGTAAGGACCTTCAACTGGTACTCGGTCTGATTACCTCCAAGCATGGCGAGCTGGAAAGCAAAGACGATATTAAGCGCCGCATCGATCAGGCAACACGTTATGTGAATCTGGATCAACTATGCTTGAGCCCGCAATGCGGCTTCGCGTCCACAGAGGAAGGCAATCTGCTGACCGAGGAGCAACAATGGGACAAGCTGCGTCATGTGATCGAAATCGCACAGGATGTATGGAACGAATAG
- a CDS encoding YkgJ family cysteine cluster protein translates to MECRAGCAACCIVISISSPLPGLPEGKPAGMPCPHLTDARRCGLFGKPERPAVCSGLAASLDMCGTTDDYAFAYLEELERITSPA, encoded by the coding sequence ATGGAATGTCGTGCCGGATGTGCTGCTTGTTGTATTGTCATCTCTATCTCTTCCCCACTCCCCGGTCTGCCTGAGGGTAAGCCTGCAGGTATGCCATGCCCGCATCTGACAGATGCACGTCGATGTGGTCTATTTGGCAAACCAGAGCGTCCCGCAGTATGTAGTGGTCTAGCGGCTTCGCTGGATATGTGTGGGACAACGGATGACTATGCCTTTGCTTATTTGGAAGAATTGGAGCGCATTACTTCCCCAGCCTGA
- a CDS encoding methyl-accepting chemotaxis protein — MSVVEALIQVIPFFTKALREKAAVSVYDHSHILYYEQLGDFNLGYQTGSELDPSFHNFQGVADKTKTSISFFPAELFGYPLEGVSVPIYEGGKLVAMFNVFYEQSNHQSLEHVVSDSRSISDSLVDMVQHVASHAQQLQATSEQILQNSKITVEKSSKINEVATLIKEISEQTNLLGLNAAIEAARVGELGAGFGVVATEVRKLSVNAKQATGDIENALREVQDSIRNMEREIEQITSSSQEQATLVGSFTDVIERLHSTSSTMQELADNLYHYSVPKSKK, encoded by the coding sequence ATGAGTGTTGTTGAAGCATTGATACAAGTAATTCCTTTTTTCACGAAAGCGTTGCGTGAGAAGGCTGCGGTTTCGGTTTATGACCATAGTCATATTTTATATTATGAGCAATTGGGCGATTTCAATCTTGGTTATCAAACTGGTAGTGAGTTAGATCCTAGCTTTCATAATTTTCAAGGTGTAGCGGATAAAACCAAAACATCGATTAGCTTCTTCCCAGCAGAACTCTTCGGATACCCGCTGGAAGGCGTTTCTGTGCCTATTTATGAAGGTGGCAAACTGGTCGCAATGTTTAACGTCTTTTACGAGCAGTCCAATCACCAGAGTCTGGAGCATGTCGTATCGGATAGCCGCTCCATTTCGGACAGTCTGGTAGATATGGTACAGCACGTCGCTTCGCATGCCCAGCAATTGCAGGCAACAAGCGAGCAAATTTTGCAAAACAGCAAAATCACGGTCGAGAAATCGTCCAAAATCAATGAAGTTGCGACCCTGATCAAAGAAATCTCCGAACAAACGAATCTGCTCGGTCTGAATGCGGCGATTGAAGCAGCACGTGTCGGCGAACTCGGCGCTGGATTCGGCGTCGTAGCTACGGAAGTGCGTAAGCTTTCCGTTAACGCCAAGCAAGCGACTGGCGATATTGAAAATGCACTGCGTGAAGTGCAGGATTCGATCCGCAATATGGAGCGCGAAATTGAGCAAATCACTTCGTCTTCACAAGAGCAAGCTACACTGGTCGGCTCGTTTACCGATGTGATTGAGCGTCTGCACAGCACTAGCTCTACAATGCAAGAACTGGCAGACAATCTGTATCACTATTCCGTACCGAAAAGCAAAAAATAA
- a CDS encoding PLP-dependent aminotransferase family protein: MNYSFAERMTAMKPSIIREILKSSSGQSVIPFAAGNPASETFPLDAIRSFTTQILADHPVAALQYGVTEGYEPLREHLLSHLQQRFGIDTTGNSLMVVSGAQQGIELACKIFCNEGDTIICESPSFIGSLNTFRTAGVRLAGVPMEQDGIHLEQLEHALQTEPNVKLIYLIPSFQNPTGITTSAEKRKAIYALAKQYNVVILEDNPYGELRFQGEDVPTIKAIDDEQLVIYVGSFSKVLSAGLRVGYVLAPDEIIQKMAVAKQGEDVHTAILPQMIAHKFMTEYDYEGHIQLVRDVYRRKSDLMRRSLEQHMDPAVAYTQPDGGLFLWCELPPDMPMLAYCKQAAASGVAVVPGNAFLVNESEPCNALRLNFSTPSDEQIVRGVEILGQVFTQQQKALAASNTEL; the protein is encoded by the coding sequence ATGAACTATTCCTTTGCTGAACGGATGACGGCGATGAAGCCGTCCATTATCCGCGAAATTTTAAAATCTAGTTCGGGGCAATCGGTGATTCCATTTGCCGCGGGCAATCCGGCTTCCGAGACCTTTCCACTGGATGCGATTCGTTCATTCACGACGCAGATTCTGGCAGACCATCCGGTCGCAGCGCTGCAATATGGTGTAACCGAGGGCTACGAGCCGCTGCGTGAGCATCTGCTGAGTCATTTGCAGCAGCGCTTTGGTATCGACACTACGGGCAATAGCCTGATGGTCGTATCCGGCGCACAGCAAGGCATTGAGCTGGCATGTAAAATCTTTTGCAATGAAGGCGATACGATCATTTGCGAAAGTCCGAGCTTTATCGGTTCGCTGAATACATTCCGCACCGCAGGCGTACGTCTGGCAGGCGTGCCGATGGAGCAGGATGGCATTCATCTGGAACAGCTAGAGCATGCACTGCAAACCGAGCCGAATGTGAAGCTGATCTACCTGATCCCTAGCTTCCAGAATCCGACGGGGATCACCACCTCCGCCGAGAAGCGCAAGGCAATCTACGCATTGGCGAAACAGTACAACGTCGTCATCTTGGAGGATAATCCGTATGGCGAGCTACGCTTCCAGGGCGAAGATGTACCGACTATAAAAGCAATCGACGACGAGCAGCTGGTCATTTATGTTGGTTCCTTCTCCAAAGTGCTATCAGCTGGTCTACGTGTCGGTTATGTACTGGCACCGGATGAGATTATTCAAAAAATGGCAGTCGCCAAGCAAGGTGAGGATGTGCATACCGCGATCCTACCACAAATGATTGCCCACAAATTCATGACCGAATACGATTATGAAGGGCATATTCAGCTGGTGCGCGATGTCTATCGTCGCAAAAGCGATCTGATGCGCCGTTCCTTGGAGCAACATATGGACCCAGCGGTTGCCTATACACAGCCGGATGGCGGGTTGTTCCTTTGGTGCGAATTGCCGCCTGATATGCCGATGCTGGCGTACTGCAAGCAAGCCGCCGCGAGCGGTGTCGCAGTCGTGCCGGGCAATGCGTTTCTCGTTAACGAAAGTGAGCCATGCAACGCGCTGCGCCTGAATTTCTCCACACCATCTGACGAGCAGATTGTACGCGGTGTTGAGATTCTCGGTCAGGTGTTCACTCAGCAGCAGAAGGCATTGGCAGCGAGCAATACAGAGCTATAA
- a CDS encoding GGDEF domain-containing protein, producing the protein MSFNLDMKTIFISLVFGHIFTVILISAYRRQNAPDRSANAFFMAKLIQALAWGMLVFRGLIPELFSIVLANTLLFIGAGLETSALLIMQKVFSKRIKKLYMIGTLLCIAGFVTIYALDVTEGMRIVYASIATALFLVYPVYHMTTDHTASTLRRLMGILYGVVSLSLLFRAASAMELGSQVGLFTVGLYQNFSFIALYLIMILGNTGYVLLFKEQADAELLRIASYDEMTGVFNRRTFMVESRNFIHRVAAREGQVSFILFDIDSYKIINDTYGHFTGDRVLRDMTDRLKERLLELAGERYIFGRYGGDEFAILLPDTNEQQAGCIAEQLRIAVAESNSDVLPVPYTISLGVVTVPAQRHIQLNTLYELSDHALYNAKRAGKNQVAVYNHEQAEATLP; encoded by the coding sequence ATGAGCTTTAACCTGGACATGAAGACGATCTTCATCTCGCTGGTATTTGGTCATATTTTTACAGTCATTTTAATAAGCGCATATCGCAGGCAAAACGCGCCAGATCGTTCAGCCAACGCATTTTTTATGGCAAAGCTGATCCAAGCGCTTGCCTGGGGTATGCTTGTTTTTCGTGGCTTAATTCCAGAACTATTCTCGATTGTACTGGCGAATACGCTCCTGTTTATCGGAGCGGGGCTGGAAACAAGTGCGCTGCTCATTATGCAAAAGGTATTTTCCAAGCGAATCAAAAAGCTGTATATGATCGGCACGCTACTCTGTATTGCGGGCTTTGTAACGATTTATGCTTTGGACGTAACCGAGGGAATGCGGATTGTATACGCGTCGATTGCGACGGCACTGTTTCTGGTGTATCCCGTGTACCATATGACAACCGATCATACCGCTTCGACACTGCGACGGCTGATGGGTATCTTGTATGGTGTCGTGTCACTCAGTCTACTCTTTCGCGCTGCTTCTGCGATGGAGCTGGGCAGTCAAGTGGGGTTATTTACGGTGGGGCTGTATCAGAACTTCTCGTTTATCGCGCTATATCTGATTATGATTCTGGGCAATACCGGTTATGTGCTGCTATTCAAGGAACAGGCAGATGCGGAGCTGCTGCGTATTGCCAGCTATGACGAGATGACCGGTGTCTTCAATCGGCGTACATTTATGGTAGAGAGTCGGAATTTTATTCATCGAGTGGCAGCGCGTGAGGGGCAGGTTTCGTTTATTTTATTCGATATTGATTCGTATAAGATCATTAACGATACGTATGGTCATTTTACTGGAGATCGGGTGCTGCGGGATATGACCGATCGGCTGAAGGAACGGCTGCTGGAATTGGCGGGGGAACGTTATATTTTTGGGCGATACGGTGGAGATGAATTTGCTATTTTGCTGCCGGATACGAATGAGCAACAGGCAGGCTGTATTGCCGAGCAGCTGCGTATCGCCGTAGCGGAGAGCAACTCAGATGTGCTGCCTGTACCGTATACGATCAGTCTTGGCGTAGTCACAGTACCAGCACAGCGTCATATTCAACTGAATACGTTATACGAGCTGAGCGACCATGCGCTGTACAATGCCAAGCGCGCTGGCAAAAATCAAGTTGCCGTGTACAATCATGAGCAAGCGGAAGCCACGCTACCATAA